The following proteins are encoded in a genomic region of Rhizobium sp. ZPR4:
- a CDS encoding extracellular solute-binding protein, protein MKLKHISSALLALILSATALPGLANAKVVVLGWPGGSEETALRATADLYNKTASDADKVELLFFNRDGFFDKLQADMAAGSNAFDVNLVATYSIGRYAPYMEPIELNADASKVFGDTVLKTMQFDGKQYGVPTDLSLHFMYYRKDLVDALIADPDAKAKYAEISKKYLGKELAPKQPDDWTWDDWAATSLYFSKQVNRQSPVRYGTVLQMKNLLFNMMVFQSLPRSYGGDWMDTSGNVTIDSDAYKTALKLYKTLYDAGASPKDSLSYEYAETNAAFSSGQAATALQWNAAAAELTDAKKSPAVADVTGIVAPPAGPNGRVDHIHGLGLGLNKNAQNKEGAIKFLKWLSSEDAALAYARAGGSPALTPDVVAKVAKERPDLVKLGEFASKYGYVMTGATSAKALSVYELQAKEFTGYWSGQQSLEDALAHTKAGMQDLLKK, encoded by the coding sequence ATGAAACTCAAGCACATATCGTCCGCACTACTTGCCCTGATACTGTCGGCAACGGCCCTGCCGGGCCTCGCCAACGCCAAAGTCGTCGTGCTCGGTTGGCCCGGCGGCTCGGAGGAAACGGCGCTGCGGGCGACCGCCGATCTCTATAACAAGACGGCATCGGATGCCGACAAGGTCGAGCTCCTCTTCTTCAATCGCGACGGCTTCTTCGACAAGCTGCAGGCCGACATGGCAGCCGGCTCGAATGCCTTCGACGTCAATCTGGTCGCGACCTATTCGATCGGCCGCTATGCACCTTACATGGAGCCGATCGAGCTTAATGCCGACGCCTCCAAAGTGTTCGGCGATACGGTGCTGAAGACCATGCAGTTCGACGGCAAGCAATATGGCGTGCCGACAGACCTGTCGCTGCATTTCATGTACTACCGCAAGGATCTCGTCGACGCCCTCATCGCCGATCCCGATGCCAAGGCCAAATATGCCGAGATCTCCAAGAAATATCTCGGCAAAGAACTTGCGCCCAAGCAACCTGACGACTGGACCTGGGATGACTGGGCTGCGACTTCGCTCTATTTCAGCAAGCAGGTAAACCGCCAGAGCCCGGTCCGCTATGGCACCGTGCTGCAGATGAAGAACCTTCTCTTCAACATGATGGTGTTCCAGTCCCTGCCGCGCTCCTATGGCGGAGACTGGATGGACACGAGCGGCAATGTCACGATCGACTCGGATGCCTATAAAACGGCGCTGAAGCTCTACAAGACACTTTACGACGCCGGCGCATCGCCGAAGGATTCGCTGAGCTACGAATATGCCGAAACCAATGCCGCCTTCAGCTCCGGGCAGGCAGCGACTGCCCTGCAATGGAATGCCGCAGCGGCCGAGCTCACCGATGCGAAGAAATCGCCCGCCGTCGCCGATGTCACCGGCATCGTTGCGCCGCCAGCCGGGCCGAATGGGCGTGTCGACCATATCCATGGCCTCGGCCTTGGCCTGAACAAGAACGCGCAGAACAAGGAAGGCGCGATCAAGTTCCTCAAGTGGCTGTCTTCCGAGGATGCGGCCCTAGCCTATGCGCGGGCCGGCGGCTCTCCTGCCTTGACGCCGGATGTCGTTGCCAAGGTAGCCAAGGAGCGTCCCGATCTCGTGAAGCTCGGCGAGTTTGCCAGCAAGTATGGCTACGTCATGACAGGAGCAACCTCGGCCAAGGCGCTTTCAGTCTACGAACTGCAGGCCAAGGAATTCACCGGCTACTGGTCCGGCCAGCAGAGCCTTGAGGATGCGCTTGCCCATACCAAGGCGGGCATGCAGGATCTCTTGAAGAAATAA
- a CDS encoding sugar ABC transporter permease has translation MALVKRAEGRLYLAPLVGFLLLFLGFPALLNLLYSVSTVSFETLRSPRISGFSNYVTVLTEAAFWQSVWFSFRFGIITAIAECLLGLFLAIFLKPLLSARPVLMAPLMLPLMVAPAMVGLMYRLVLHEFAGPVPYYLFEWFGDSPAFLDYQNAFRTLVVVEVLQWTPFAFLLFYVAYIAIPEDVREAAALDGATGLQRLWRVDLPLMLPTLIVAFFIRFIDGFRVFDNVYALTGSGAGGSTTSLSIYIYQAFFKEGAIGKAVAASVVLFITSLLVLHGLNWLGARRKK, from the coding sequence ATGGCTCTTGTAAAACGCGCCGAAGGCAGGCTCTACCTGGCACCGCTTGTCGGGTTTCTGCTGCTGTTCCTCGGCTTTCCGGCTCTTCTCAATCTTCTCTATTCCGTTTCGACTGTTTCGTTCGAGACGTTGCGCAGCCCCCGGATCAGTGGCTTTAGCAATTACGTCACGGTGCTGACGGAAGCCGCATTCTGGCAATCCGTCTGGTTCTCCTTCCGCTTCGGCATCATCACCGCTATCGCGGAATGCCTGCTTGGCCTCTTCCTGGCAATTTTCCTCAAGCCGCTTTTGTCGGCACGGCCCGTCCTGATGGCGCCGCTGATGCTGCCTTTGATGGTGGCACCCGCCATGGTCGGCCTGATGTACCGCCTGGTGCTGCATGAATTTGCCGGCCCCGTGCCCTATTATCTCTTCGAGTGGTTCGGAGACAGCCCTGCCTTTCTCGACTATCAGAACGCCTTCCGCACGCTCGTCGTCGTCGAAGTGCTGCAATGGACGCCCTTCGCCTTCCTCTTGTTCTACGTCGCCTATATCGCCATCCCGGAAGATGTGCGCGAGGCGGCAGCCCTGGACGGCGCGACGGGCCTGCAGCGGCTTTGGCGCGTCGACCTGCCCCTGATGCTGCCAACGCTGATCGTCGCCTTCTTCATCCGCTTCATCGACGGCTTCCGCGTGTTCGACAATGTCTACGCCCTGACCGGCAGCGGCGCCGGTGGATCGACGACGTCGCTGTCGATCTACATCTACCAGGCCTTTTTCAAGGAGGGCGCCATCGGCAAGGCGGTTGCCGCCTCCGTCGTGCTGTTCATCACGTCGCTGCTGGTTCTCCATGGCCTGAACTGGCTCGGCGCGCGAAGGAAGAAATGA
- a CDS encoding carbohydrate ABC transporter permease — protein MLKPLRWIVYAIVVSAMNFPILVTLITSFKTTREISSNPGLWIEQPTFDNYLKVLTDTERFNIFLYLANSVAAALIGTLLAILLTFPAAYVIARSETGQKLLLPLVINLRAVPLVVFAIPLYMMYQWLGLLDTRIGLGLILTIVNIPLALVMLVNAISDIPVELDEAATVDGASVFQIMIRIIRPVIRPALVTTFIFGFITAWNEFLFGLMLTTNHAVPMTVGASFFFAASGGGVQWGLASAVMILGALPPALLGLVMYRQLSGSMTAGAVKG, from the coding sequence ATGTTGAAACCCTTGCGCTGGATCGTCTACGCCATCGTGGTCTCCGCTATGAACTTTCCGATCCTCGTTACCCTCATCACCTCGTTCAAGACGACGCGCGAAATCTCCAGCAATCCCGGCCTGTGGATCGAGCAGCCCACCTTCGACAACTATCTGAAGGTACTGACGGATACCGAGCGCTTCAACATTTTCCTCTATCTCGCAAACAGCGTGGCGGCGGCGCTGATCGGCACGCTGCTGGCGATTCTGCTTACCTTCCCCGCGGCTTACGTGATCGCCCGCAGCGAGACCGGACAAAAGCTCCTGCTTCCGCTCGTCATCAACCTGCGCGCCGTGCCGCTGGTCGTCTTCGCGATCCCGCTTTACATGATGTATCAGTGGTTAGGGCTGCTCGACACAAGGATCGGCCTCGGACTTATCCTGACGATCGTCAACATCCCGCTGGCGCTGGTCATGCTGGTCAACGCCATATCCGACATACCGGTGGAGCTCGACGAAGCCGCGACGGTCGATGGAGCCAGCGTCTTCCAGATCATGATCAGGATCATTCGGCCGGTGATCCGCCCCGCGCTCGTCACCACCTTCATCTTCGGCTTCATCACCGCCTGGAACGAATTCCTCTTCGGGCTGATGCTGACGACCAACCATGCAGTGCCGATGACGGTCGGCGCCTCGTTTTTCTTCGCGGCCAGCGGCGGTGGCGTGCAATGGGGGCTGGCATCCGCGGTCATGATCCTCGGCGCCCTGCCGCCGGCTCTACTCGGCCTCGTGATGTATCGCCAGCTTTCCGGCTCGATGACTGCAGGTGCGGTCAAAGGTTAG
- a CDS encoding branched-chain amino acid ABC transporter permease — protein sequence MMDIVGYGAFFLTTALIFSFITLGLNLQWGLTGLFNVGLAGFVAIGAYTSALLTTPDTAGRLGGFDLPILVGWLGAMIVAGLAAAIIGVATLRLKSDYLAITTFGVAVVVQLVALNAQKLTGGPFGIGFIPRPFSSLAETPLLFNLANLGVVVVVMLIVYFALEHLAKSPWGRVLKALREDERAAISLGKSARFYRVQAFAVGGAIMGLAGAIQAHFIGFIAPDNYLPILTFQVWVMLIVGGSGSNKGAIVGSVLVWAIWAGSGALTSILFSPEQQARAASLQIVAIGVMLCIILLVRPGGLFGDMPRRRSAVVPQRKPTADESNVAS from the coding sequence ATGATGGACATTGTTGGCTACGGCGCTTTCTTTCTGACCACGGCGCTGATTTTTTCCTTCATCACGCTCGGGCTGAACCTGCAATGGGGGCTGACCGGTCTCTTCAATGTCGGTCTCGCCGGCTTCGTTGCCATCGGTGCCTATACCTCGGCCCTGCTGACGACACCCGATACCGCCGGGCGGCTCGGCGGCTTCGATCTGCCGATCCTCGTCGGTTGGCTGGGCGCGATGATCGTTGCGGGGCTTGCTGCGGCCATCATCGGCGTGGCGACGCTACGGTTGAAATCCGATTATCTGGCGATCACCACCTTCGGCGTCGCTGTCGTCGTCCAGCTTGTGGCCTTGAATGCGCAGAAGCTGACCGGCGGCCCCTTTGGCATCGGTTTCATTCCGCGGCCATTTTCCAGCCTTGCCGAAACCCCGTTGCTTTTCAATCTCGCCAATCTCGGCGTCGTCGTTGTCGTGATGCTGATCGTTTACTTCGCGCTCGAGCATCTGGCGAAAAGCCCCTGGGGGCGTGTCCTTAAGGCGTTGCGCGAAGACGAGCGTGCCGCCATTTCGCTTGGAAAGAGCGCCCGCTTCTACCGCGTACAGGCCTTTGCCGTTGGCGGCGCGATCATGGGGCTTGCCGGCGCCATACAGGCGCATTTCATCGGCTTTATCGCACCGGACAACTACCTTCCGATCCTGACCTTTCAAGTCTGGGTCATGCTGATCGTCGGCGGCTCCGGCAGCAACAAAGGTGCCATCGTCGGCAGCGTTCTGGTTTGGGCGATCTGGGCCGGTTCCGGTGCGCTGACGAGTATTCTCTTTTCGCCGGAACAGCAGGCTCGCGCGGCCTCGCTGCAGATCGTCGCGATCGGCGTCATGCTCTGCATCATCCTGCTCGTGCGTCCCGGCGGTCTTTTCGGCGATATGCCGCGACGGCGATCGGCGGTCGTGCCGCAACGAAAACCGACCGCGGATGAGAGCAACGTCGCTTCATAG
- a CDS encoding branched-chain amino acid ABC transporter permease has protein sequence MNLQFIVDGLLTGSMIGLGAIGVTLTYSILRFSNFAHGDFMAWGTYATLAVVGAIGAIFGKVAPIGPLSFGWPLIVAVIAAMGFTGVLALALDKVLFARLRAKGQSIIVVMASFGASMALRSLLEFLFTSRPTYFSRAIQIAMPIGFGIRITPDQIALLIVTALLVFGVHMLMTRTQTGRSMQALSQNPALARVVGIDVAKVVRVTWLIGGGLACVAGVMIGILVQIRPLMGFDMLLPMFAAAILGGIGSVPGAVLGGLIIGLAEAAAVQLIGAEWRAAISFIILMAVLFVRPIGLFGVRER, from the coding sequence ATGAACCTGCAATTTATCGTTGACGGATTGCTGACAGGCTCGATGATCGGCCTTGGCGCCATCGGCGTGACGCTGACCTATTCGATCCTGCGCTTTTCGAACTTCGCCCATGGCGACTTCATGGCTTGGGGCACCTACGCGACCCTTGCCGTTGTCGGCGCGATTGGCGCAATCTTTGGCAAGGTCGCCCCGATCGGTCCGCTCTCCTTTGGCTGGCCGCTGATTGTCGCGGTCATCGCCGCAATGGGCTTCACCGGCGTTCTTGCCCTTGCGCTTGATAAGGTGCTCTTTGCCCGGCTGCGAGCCAAGGGCCAGTCGATCATCGTCGTCATGGCGAGTTTCGGCGCCTCCATGGCGCTGCGCAGTCTGCTCGAATTCCTTTTCACTTCGCGCCCGACCTATTTCAGCCGCGCCATCCAGATCGCCATGCCTATCGGCTTCGGCATCCGCATCACGCCCGATCAGATTGCGCTTCTGATCGTCACGGCGCTGCTTGTATTTGGCGTTCACATGCTGATGACGAGAACGCAGACGGGCCGCTCCATGCAGGCGCTCAGTCAGAACCCGGCGCTTGCCCGCGTCGTCGGCATCGATGTCGCCAAGGTCGTGCGCGTCACCTGGCTGATCGGCGGAGGGCTGGCATGCGTCGCTGGCGTGATGATCGGCATTCTCGTGCAGATCCGCCCGTTGATGGGCTTCGACATGCTGCTGCCGATGTTTGCCGCCGCCATTCTCGGCGGCATCGGCAGCGTGCCGGGTGCGGTTCTCGGCGGCCTGATCATCGGCCTTGCCGAGGCGGCTGCAGTTCAGCTGATCGGAGCGGAATGGCGTGCCGCCATCTCCTTCATCATCCTGATGGCAGTCCTGTTCGTCCGGCCGATCGGCCTTTTCGGAGTAAGAGAGCGATGA
- a CDS encoding ABC transporter ATP-binding protein gives MSEPVLSVRNLVAGYEPGVPIVRGASITVAEKEIVVVLGPNGAGKSSFIKAVAGLVPVESGTVELAGRDITSAPAHTMVRLGLAFVPQTENVFPLMSVEDNLKVAGGILKPKDVPGRIEEMYATFPDLARHRRIAAGNLSGGQRQMLAVARALIVHPKLLVLDEPSAGLSPKFVSMVFDMLTEIRKSGVTTLLVEQNAKAALAIGDRAYVLVEGKDRHEGVAAELWNDPVVAELYLGQRPAASANGGAA, from the coding sequence ATGAGCGAACCGGTGTTGAGCGTCCGCAATCTTGTCGCGGGTTATGAGCCTGGCGTCCCGATTGTTCGCGGGGCTTCGATTACGGTGGCGGAGAAGGAAATCGTCGTCGTTCTCGGTCCCAATGGTGCCGGAAAATCGAGCTTTATCAAGGCCGTTGCCGGTCTGGTTCCGGTCGAAAGCGGCACGGTGGAACTGGCCGGCAGGGATATCACGAGTGCGCCCGCACACACCATGGTGCGGCTAGGCCTAGCCTTCGTGCCGCAGACGGAAAATGTCTTTCCGCTGATGTCTGTTGAAGACAATCTGAAGGTGGCTGGCGGCATTCTGAAGCCGAAGGACGTGCCGGGCCGCATCGAAGAAATGTACGCAACCTTTCCGGATCTCGCTCGCCATCGCCGCATCGCGGCCGGCAATCTCTCCGGAGGGCAGCGCCAGATGCTGGCCGTTGCGCGTGCGCTCATCGTGCATCCGAAGCTTCTCGTTCTCGATGAACCTTCAGCGGGCCTCTCGCCGAAATTTGTTTCGATGGTTTTCGATATGCTGACCGAGATCCGCAAATCTGGTGTCACTACTCTGCTCGTCGAGCAAAATGCCAAGGCGGCGCTAGCCATCGGCGACCGCGCCTATGTGCTCGTCGAGGGCAAGGACAGGCATGAAGGCGTTGCAGCGGAGCTTTGGAACGACCCTGTCGTTGCCGAACTCTACCTCGGCCAGCGGCCCGCGGCTTCGGCAAATGGAGGTGCGGCATGA
- a CDS encoding ABC transporter ATP-binding protein, translating to MSTTVEQHGEEARPVLTARNVVRRFGGLVAVNDVSFHVRQGEILGLIGPNGAGKTTMFDLLAGSVAPSSGDIVLNGAEVAGEAAHRRIGRGLGRTFQIPRPFPNLTLLDNVMLSAQDQAGERLLSNFLQPWKVAAEEKAAHAKAMDLLELVHLTRLAHEPARVLSGGQRKLLELARVMMADPALILLDEPAAGVNATLLETIIDRIRDINQRGVTFLLIEHNIDMVTRLCHRVLVMASGQLLCEGTPEEVARDPRVIEAYLGGAA from the coding sequence ATGAGTACGACAGTTGAACAGCATGGGGAGGAAGCCCGGCCTGTTCTGACGGCAAGAAACGTGGTGCGGCGTTTCGGCGGCCTGGTGGCCGTCAACGACGTTTCCTTCCATGTGCGCCAGGGCGAGATCCTCGGCTTGATCGGCCCGAACGGCGCCGGGAAGACGACGATGTTCGACCTTCTGGCTGGCAGTGTTGCGCCGAGCAGCGGTGACATCGTCCTGAACGGTGCCGAAGTTGCAGGCGAGGCGGCTCATCGCCGCATTGGTCGCGGTCTTGGCCGGACCTTTCAGATACCGCGGCCTTTTCCCAATCTGACACTTCTCGACAATGTCATGCTGTCTGCCCAGGACCAGGCCGGAGAGCGGCTGCTGTCGAATTTCCTGCAGCCTTGGAAAGTCGCCGCTGAGGAGAAGGCAGCCCATGCCAAGGCGATGGACCTTCTCGAACTCGTTCACCTGACGCGTCTGGCGCATGAACCGGCACGCGTTTTGTCGGGCGGTCAGCGCAAGCTTCTCGAGCTTGCCCGCGTCATGATGGCCGATCCGGCCCTGATTTTGCTCGATGAGCCGGCGGCCGGCGTCAACGCGACTCTTCTGGAAACGATCATCGACCGCATTCGCGATATCAACCAGCGCGGCGTCACCTTTCTCCTCATTGAGCACAATATCGATATGGTGACGCGCCTGTGTCACCGCGTGCTTGTGATGGCGAGCGGCCAGCTGCTTTGCGAGGGAACGCCGGAGGAGGTTGCTCGCGATCCGCGCGTCATCGAAGCCTATCTGGGAGGCGCGGCATGA
- a CDS encoding GntR family transcriptional regulator, with amino-acid sequence MQKATAEKSDPIAAQLAPVGRETVQDRVYLELRRALIGGLFEPSQVLTIRGLADALMTSTMPVREALGRLITEKALEALPNRSVRVPPITLERMDDLLRARILIEGEAIALAATRMTSRQITTIESMLGEWDEMRALKHKKDVDREVTLNQAFHFEIYRACGSAVLIPMIESLWLQSGPCIRVAIYAFSDAGEIDTAHYHRTIVKAIAAQDAKEARDALVADISRPFTFLRNKLEAEAKKGQSA; translated from the coding sequence ATGCAAAAGGCCACCGCCGAAAAGAGCGATCCGATTGCCGCACAGCTTGCGCCAGTGGGGCGAGAAACGGTTCAGGACAGAGTCTATCTGGAACTGCGCCGCGCGCTGATCGGCGGGCTTTTCGAGCCGAGCCAGGTGCTGACGATCCGTGGCTTGGCCGATGCATTGATGACCAGCACCATGCCGGTGCGCGAGGCTCTCGGTCGGTTGATTACCGAAAAAGCGCTGGAAGCCCTCCCCAACCGATCCGTTCGCGTACCGCCGATCACGCTGGAGCGCATGGACGATCTTCTGCGCGCCCGTATCCTCATCGAGGGCGAGGCAATCGCGCTTGCCGCCACTCGCATGACCTCGCGCCAGATTACGACCATCGAAAGCATGCTCGGCGAGTGGGACGAGATGCGCGCGCTGAAACACAAGAAGGATGTCGACCGCGAGGTGACGCTCAACCAGGCCTTTCACTTCGAGATCTATCGCGCCTGCGGCTCCGCCGTTCTCATCCCGATGATCGAAAGCCTTTGGCTGCAGTCCGGTCCCTGTATCCGCGTCGCCATCTATGCCTTCTCGGACGCCGGCGAAATCGACACCGCCCATTATCACCGCACGATTGTCAAGGCGATCGCCGCGCAGGATGCAAAAGAAGCCCGCGATGCGCTGGTCGCAGACATCAGCCGGCCATTCACCTTCCTGCGCAATAAACTGGAAGCCGAAGCCAAAAAGGGCCAATCCGCATGA
- a CDS encoding DUF3830 family protein has protein sequence MSQRAIKITEPRSGLSVFAPLLEAKAPDNATFFWHYLSEPRVVGGIHAMWTGPEISCPIPPAQLKDASYANALPAENATLTPQPGDIVLSYVPPRMWGGNPDAIFDIGLFYGPGARLLFPIGWLAGSVVAQVRTEEREQFAAACGVIRRNGACDVTFERAEI, from the coding sequence ATGAGCCAACGCGCCATCAAAATCACAGAACCACGCTCTGGTCTCAGCGTTTTTGCGCCGCTGCTCGAGGCGAAGGCGCCCGACAATGCCACCTTTTTCTGGCATTACCTCAGCGAACCGCGTGTCGTCGGCGGTATTCATGCCATGTGGACCGGGCCGGAAATTTCCTGCCCGATCCCGCCGGCTCAGCTCAAGGATGCATCCTATGCGAACGCCCTGCCGGCCGAGAATGCAACGCTGACGCCGCAGCCCGGCGATATCGTGCTCAGCTATGTGCCGCCGCGCATGTGGGGCGGCAATCCCGATGCGATCTTCGATATCGGACTTTTCTATGGACCGGGCGCACGCCTGCTCTTCCCGATCGGCTGGCTTGCCGGCAGCGTCGTCGCGCAGGTGCGGACGGAAGAACGCGAGCAGTTCGCCGCCGCCTGCGGCGTCATCCGTCGCAACGGTGCCTGTGACGTCACCTTCGAACGCGCGGAGATCTGA
- a CDS encoding TIGR04076 family protein yields the protein MTAANDDSFELFDLRVEAIIPEGKPIYCGAKPGDYFELKGEMLSLPLGQGFSIYSISAVLPLLAAKQRPTHKNDWMTSDADIACPDPNCASRLRIVRTGKRRFSHAETTAVPLPEGE from the coding sequence ATGACCGCCGCAAACGACGACAGTTTCGAGCTGTTCGACCTCAGAGTCGAGGCCATTATCCCTGAGGGCAAGCCGATCTATTGCGGCGCCAAGCCGGGCGACTATTTCGAGCTCAAGGGCGAAATGCTGTCCCTGCCGCTAGGCCAGGGCTTTTCGATTTACTCGATATCGGCCGTCCTGCCGCTGCTTGCAGCCAAGCAACGGCCCACTCACAAGAATGACTGGATGACCTCGGATGCGGACATCGCCTGCCCCGACCCCAACTGCGCGAGCCGGCTGCGGATCGTCAGAACGGGCAAGCGGCGGTTCAGCCATGCCGAAACGACGGCCGTGCCGTTGCCGGAAGGAGAATGA
- a CDS encoding aldo/keto reductase, which produces MTAKTFELSPGYSISRVIRGGWQLAGGHGAIDRAQAVTDLIAAFDVGIRTYDCADIYTGVEELIGEARQRLRNERGAEAAGAMKVHTKLVPDLEKLATISRDYIRGIVDKSLSKLKTEQLDLVQFHWWDYALPGYLEALSWLDEMHREGKVRNVGTTNFDTPHIAEILKAGIPLVSQQLQYSVLDQRPSHSLAKLAAENDVRFLCYGSVAGGFLSDKWLGQPEPEMPLENRSLVKYKLIIDDFGGWELFQSLLATLKAIGDRHGVDIATIASAWVLEQPQVAAVIVGARNQAHALANAKIMDIALSDDDRQQIAGIIAQSPGLEGDVYTLERDRTGRHGSIMHYNLNAGKV; this is translated from the coding sequence ATGACCGCCAAGACTTTTGAGCTCAGCCCCGGATATTCAATCTCGCGCGTCATCCGAGGCGGCTGGCAGCTTGCCGGAGGACACGGTGCCATCGACCGCGCCCAGGCCGTAACCGACTTGATTGCCGCCTTCGATGTCGGCATCCGCACCTATGACTGCGCCGACATCTATACCGGCGTCGAGGAACTGATTGGCGAAGCACGACAGCGGCTCCGAAACGAGCGCGGCGCGGAAGCTGCAGGTGCCATGAAGGTGCACACGAAGCTGGTGCCCGATCTCGAGAAACTGGCAACGATCAGCCGCGACTATATCCGAGGGATCGTCGACAAGTCGCTGAGCAAGCTGAAGACCGAGCAGCTCGATCTGGTGCAGTTTCACTGGTGGGATTACGCCCTGCCCGGCTATCTCGAAGCGCTAAGCTGGCTGGACGAGATGCACCGGGAAGGAAAGGTCCGCAATGTCGGCACGACGAATTTCGACACGCCGCACATTGCCGAGATCCTGAAAGCCGGCATTCCGCTGGTCAGCCAACAGCTGCAATATTCGGTTCTCGATCAGCGGCCGTCGCACAGCCTCGCCAAGCTAGCTGCTGAGAATGACGTGAGATTTCTCTGCTACGGCTCGGTGGCGGGCGGCTTCCTGAGTGACAAATGGCTCGGGCAGCCGGAGCCCGAGATGCCGCTCGAGAACCGCTCGCTCGTCAAATACAAGCTGATCATCGATGATTTCGGCGGCTGGGAGCTGTTCCAATCACTGCTTGCTACGCTGAAGGCGATCGGCGACCGCCATGGCGTCGATATCGCCACGATCGCCAGTGCCTGGGTGCTGGAACAGCCGCAGGTGGCCGCCGTCATCGTCGGCGCCCGCAATCAGGCACATGCGCTTGCCAATGCCAAGATCATGGATATCGCCCTTTCGGACGACGACCGCCAGCAGATCGCCGGCATCATCGCCCAGAGCCCCGGCCTCGAAGGCGATGTCTATACATTGGAGCGCGATCGCACCGGCAGGCACGGCTCGATCATGCATTACAACCTCAATGCGGGGAAGGTATGA